In Fusarium oxysporum Fo47 chromosome XI, complete sequence, the following are encoded in one genomic region:
- a CDS encoding S-adenosyl-L-methionine-dependent methyltransferase — protein MSDKASSPKKSPKSPSSGASEVVLHDAGHWAALAQDEQDEDTDSSLGVDTESSTASMTSSILNYRTIKGRTYHSERGNAEYWASNDAQQNEAMDIIHHFLVLTLDGKLHLAPLKDDIKSVLDVGTGTGIWAIDFADEHPQAEVIGTDISPIQPSWVPPNVKFEIEDCTQPWTFSPDSFDFVYMRYLYGSISDWSALFQEAFRSCKPGGWVESFEASPCLESDDDTVKDGSAMSEWGKFFIEGGKRLGRTFTILDDDLQKQGMEDAGFTDIQTRDFKLPIGSWPKDPKMQEIGNFAFAAMDQDLEGFVLYMASVVLGWSQDEVTVYCSQLRRELRSGKYHPYCRLRLVYGKKPE, from the exons ATGAGCGACAAAGCCTCGTCCCCGAAGAAGTCACCAAAGTCTCCTTCGTCAGGAGCAAGTGAGGTTGTGCTGCATGACGCTGGGCACTGGGCTGCCTTGGCACAG GATGAACAGGATGAAGATACTGATTCTTCACTTGGGGTCGATACAGAGTCATCAACGGCTTCGATGACGTCGAGTATCCTGAACTATAGAACTATCAAAGGACGGACCTATCACTCTGAGAGGGGAAATGCCGAATATTG GGCATCCAATGATGCTCAGCAGAATGAGGCGATGGATATTAT CCACCATTTTCTGGTCCTCACACTAGATGGTAAACTTCACCTGGCACCATTGAAGGACGATATCAAG TCTGTCCTTGATGTGGGCACTGGAACAG GAATCTGGGCAAT TGACTTTGCCGATGAGCATCCCCAAGCCGAAGTGATCGGCACCGACATATCTCCCATCCAACCAAGCTGGGTCCCCCCCAACGTGAAGTT TGAGATCGAAGACTGTACTCAACCATGGACCTTCTCTCCCGACTCATTCGACTTTGTTTACATGCGATATCTCTACGGTTCCATCAGCGACTGGTCAGCTTTATTCCAAGAGGCCTTCCGATCATGTAAGCCAGGCGGTTGGGTTGAGAGCTTTGAAGCGTCGCCTTGTCttgagagtgatgatgatactgTCAAGGACGGTAGCGCGATGAGTGAATGGGGCAAGTTCTTTATCGAAGGTGGCAAGAGACTTGGTAGAACTTTTaccattcttgatgatgatttaCAGAAGCAGGGAATGGAAGATGCAGGGTTCACGGATATCCAGACTCGGGATTTCAAG CTTCCTATCGGTAGCTGGCCCAAAGATCCCAAGATGCAAGAAATCGGAAACTTTGCGTTTGCTGCCATGGATCAAGATCTGGAGGGCTTTGTTTTGTACATGGCGAGCGTCGTGTTAGGATGGTCGCAGGATGAAGTCACGGTTTATTGCTCGCAGCTTCGAAGGGAATTGAGGTCGGGCAAGTATCATCCTTACTGTCGACTGAGGCTTGTGTATGGAAAGAAGCCGGAGTAA